A part of Citrifermentans bremense genomic DNA contains:
- a CDS encoding LysM peptidoglycan-binding domain-containing protein: MKLAVRFITLLLVISAAACATQPPRFRDEASARLQQLRLEGGERLHPNEYAGTLQAFFKGDALLVANEREEAERYFQLTLLKAELLEKTLDEEKAREKAARELAEEERRRAEHEKKALEEAERRAKAKAAAEERARREAAEAERRRAKTQKEPQLVPSYTVRRGESLPLIASRPEVYGDRSLWPLLYRANRDQIRDPRHIWPGQVLRIPRNQGRDDISEARRYAQEHPLH; this comes from the coding sequence TTGAAGCTTGCCGTCCGTTTCATAACCCTGCTGCTCGTTATCTCTGCGGCGGCCTGCGCAACGCAGCCGCCGCGTTTTCGCGACGAGGCGAGCGCGAGGCTCCAGCAACTGAGGCTCGAAGGCGGCGAGCGGCTCCATCCCAACGAGTACGCCGGTACGCTCCAGGCCTTTTTCAAGGGGGACGCGCTGCTTGTGGCCAACGAGCGCGAGGAGGCGGAGCGCTACTTCCAGCTGACCCTCTTGAAGGCCGAGCTGCTGGAAAAGACCCTCGACGAGGAGAAGGCGCGGGAAAAGGCCGCGCGCGAACTGGCCGAGGAGGAAAGACGGCGCGCCGAGCACGAGAAAAAAGCGCTGGAAGAGGCGGAGCGGCGCGCCAAGGCGAAGGCCGCGGCCGAGGAGAGGGCCAGGCGGGAGGCGGCGGAGGCCGAGCGCAGGAGGGCGAAAACCCAGAAAGAGCCGCAGCTCGTCCCCTCCTACACCGTCAGAAGGGGGGAGTCGCTCCCCCTCATCGCCTCGCGCCCCGAGGTGTACGGCGACCGCTCCCTCTGGCCGCTTTTGTACCGCGCCAACCGCGACCAGATCCGGGACCCCAGGCACATCTGGCCCGGGCAGGTGCTGCGCATCCCTCGCAACCAGGGTCGCGACGACATCTCCGAGGCCAGGCGCTACGCCCAGGAACACCCGCTGCACTGA
- a CDS encoding NADP-dependent isocitrate dehydrogenase, producing MTTEKAKIVWTKIDEAPALATYSLLPIVNAFTKAAGVVVETRDISLAGRIIANFPDYLTEGQKIPDELAYLGELTQKPEANIIKLPNVSASIPQLKAAIAELQSQGYKLPEYPEEPKTDEEKALHARYAKVLGSAVNPVLREGNSDRRVAKAVKEYAKKHPHKMGAWSSDSKSHVSNMSAGDFYHSEKSVTLKEATTARIEFVDNFGNVTVMREKLPLQAGEVLDGSFMNVRALRKFIQEQIDDAKAKGVLFSVHLKATMMKISDPVIFGHFVSVYFKDVFEKHAATFKEIGVNPDLGLGDLYKKLEKVPAGKKAEIEADIQATYAKQPPLAMVDSDKGITNLHASNDIIIDASMPVVIRDSGKMWGPDGKLADTKCVIPDTCYSEWYEECIQFCKENGQFDPTTMGATSNVGLMAQKAEEYGSHDKTFKAPLNGTMRVVDASGEVLIQHQVEEGDIWRGCQAKDLPIRDWVKLAVNRARATGAPAVFWLDKNRAHDAQMIQKVNTYLKDHDTKGLELHIMSPVEAMKFTLPRAKKGLDTITVTGNALRDYLTDLFPILELGTSAKMLSIVPLLAGGGLFETGAGGSAPKHVQQFQQEGYLRWDSLGEFLALAVSLEHLAATFKNEKAALLAETLDVANTKFLDQNKNPARKVGQIDNRGSHFYLAMYWAEALAAQTKDADLAARFAKVAKQLQDNEEKINAELIGAQGKPVDMGGYYHPNDAKTEAAMRPSATLNAIINSIV from the coding sequence ATGACAACAGAAAAAGCAAAGATCGTTTGGACTAAGATCGACGAGGCCCCCGCACTGGCAACCTACTCCCTGCTCCCCATCGTCAACGCCTTCACCAAGGCCGCTGGCGTTGTCGTTGAAACCAGGGACATCTCGCTGGCAGGCAGGATCATCGCTAACTTCCCGGACTACCTGACCGAAGGGCAGAAGATCCCCGACGAGCTGGCTTACCTGGGCGAACTGACCCAGAAGCCGGAAGCCAACATCATCAAGCTTCCGAACGTCTCCGCCTCCATCCCGCAGCTCAAGGCAGCCATCGCCGAGCTCCAGTCCCAGGGGTACAAGCTCCCGGAATACCCGGAAGAGCCGAAGACCGACGAGGAGAAGGCGCTGCACGCACGCTACGCCAAAGTGCTGGGCTCCGCAGTCAACCCGGTCCTCAGGGAAGGTAACTCCGACCGCCGCGTCGCCAAGGCCGTCAAGGAATACGCCAAGAAGCACCCGCACAAGATGGGCGCCTGGTCCTCCGACTCCAAGAGCCACGTCTCCAACATGAGCGCCGGCGACTTCTACCACAGCGAGAAGTCGGTGACCCTGAAAGAGGCGACCACCGCGAGGATCGAGTTCGTCGACAACTTCGGCAACGTCACCGTGATGAGGGAGAAACTCCCGCTGCAGGCAGGCGAGGTGCTGGACGGCTCCTTCATGAACGTGCGCGCCCTCAGGAAGTTCATCCAGGAGCAGATCGACGACGCGAAAGCCAAGGGTGTCCTGTTCTCCGTGCACCTGAAAGCGACCATGATGAAGATCTCCGACCCGGTCATCTTCGGCCACTTCGTCTCCGTCTACTTCAAGGACGTCTTCGAGAAGCACGCGGCGACCTTCAAGGAGATCGGTGTCAACCCGGACCTGGGCCTTGGCGACCTCTACAAGAAGCTCGAGAAGGTTCCGGCAGGGAAGAAGGCAGAGATCGAGGCCGACATCCAGGCTACCTATGCGAAGCAGCCGCCGCTGGCGATGGTCGACTCCGACAAAGGGATCACCAACCTCCACGCCTCCAACGACATCATCATCGACGCCTCCATGCCGGTCGTTATCCGCGACTCCGGCAAGATGTGGGGCCCGGACGGGAAACTCGCCGACACCAAGTGCGTGATCCCGGATACCTGCTACTCCGAGTGGTACGAGGAGTGCATCCAGTTCTGCAAGGAAAACGGCCAGTTCGACCCGACCACCATGGGCGCCACCTCCAACGTCGGCCTCATGGCTCAGAAAGCTGAAGAGTATGGCTCCCATGACAAGACCTTCAAGGCGCCCCTGAACGGCACCATGCGCGTAGTCGACGCTTCCGGCGAAGTGCTGATCCAGCACCAGGTCGAAGAGGGCGACATCTGGCGCGGCTGCCAGGCGAAGGATCTCCCGATCCGCGACTGGGTCAAGCTTGCCGTCAACCGCGCCCGGGCGACCGGCGCTCCGGCCGTCTTCTGGCTCGACAAGAACAGGGCTCACGACGCCCAGATGATCCAGAAGGTGAACACTTACCTGAAGGACCACGACACCAAAGGGCTCGAGCTGCACATCATGTCCCCGGTAGAGGCGATGAAATTCACCCTCCCCAGGGCCAAGAAGGGCCTCGACACCATCACCGTGACCGGCAACGCTCTGAGGGATTACCTGACCGACCTCTTCCCGATCCTCGAGCTCGGCACCTCTGCTAAGATGCTCTCCATCGTTCCGCTTCTGGCGGGCGGCGGCCTGTTCGAGACCGGTGCGGGCGGCTCCGCTCCGAAGCACGTCCAGCAGTTCCAGCAGGAAGGCTACCTCCGTTGGGACTCTCTGGGCGAGTTCCTGGCCCTGGCGGTCTCCCTGGAGCACCTGGCTGCGACCTTCAAAAACGAGAAGGCGGCGCTTTTGGCCGAGACCCTCGACGTGGCCAACACCAAGTTCCTGGATCAGAACAAGAACCCGGCGCGTAAGGTCGGCCAGATCGACAACCGCGGCAGCCACTTCTACCTTGCCATGTACTGGGCCGAGGCTCTCGCCGCCCAGACCAAGGACGCTGACCTCGCCGCACGCTTCGCCAAGGTCGCCAAGCAGCTGCAGGACAACGAAGAGAAAATCAACGCCGAACTGATCGGCGCACAGGGCAAGCCGGTCGACATGGGCGGCTACTACCACCCGAATGATGCCAAGACCGAAGCTGCTATGCGTCCGAGCGCAACGCTGAACGCCATCATCAACTCGATCGTATAA
- the mdh gene encoding malate dehydrogenase, translating into MARKKIALIGGGQIGGVLAQLAALRELGDVVMFDIVEGLPQGKMLDIAEVGSVDGFDCNLKGTNSYEDIKGADVVIVTAGLPRKPGMSRDDLIEVNSKIMTSVAEGIKANAPNAFVIVISNPLDAMVTLCQKITGFPYNRVIGQAGVLDSARFKTFIAWELGVSVKDVNAMTLGGHGDDMVPLVRYASVNGIPVMELLEKKYKDKAKAKEVMDAMVKRTRGAGGEVVALLKTGSAFYSPASSAIQMAESILKDQKRVLPTCAYLNGEFGVKGFYVGVPCVLGENGVEQILEFELDAEEQAMMDKSVAAVKELVGSMK; encoded by the coding sequence ATGGCACGTAAGAAAATCGCACTTATCGGTGGTGGACAGATTGGCGGCGTACTTGCACAGCTTGCAGCTCTTCGCGAACTGGGCGACGTAGTGATGTTCGACATCGTCGAAGGTCTTCCGCAGGGCAAGATGCTCGACATCGCCGAGGTCGGCTCCGTCGACGGCTTCGACTGCAACCTGAAAGGGACCAACAGCTACGAGGACATCAAGGGCGCCGACGTGGTCATCGTCACCGCAGGTCTTCCCCGTAAACCGGGCATGAGCCGCGACGACCTGATCGAAGTCAACTCCAAGATCATGACCTCCGTGGCTGAAGGTATCAAGGCAAACGCGCCCAACGCGTTCGTCATCGTCATCTCCAACCCGCTCGACGCAATGGTTACCCTCTGCCAGAAGATCACCGGCTTCCCCTACAACCGCGTCATCGGCCAGGCCGGCGTGCTCGACTCCGCACGTTTCAAGACCTTCATCGCTTGGGAGCTGGGCGTGTCCGTGAAGGACGTCAACGCCATGACCCTGGGCGGCCACGGCGACGACATGGTGCCGCTGGTACGCTACGCCTCCGTGAACGGGATCCCCGTCATGGAACTCCTCGAGAAGAAATACAAGGACAAAGCCAAGGCTAAAGAAGTCATGGACGCCATGGTCAAGAGGACCCGCGGCGCAGGCGGCGAGGTCGTTGCTCTCCTGAAGACCGGTTCCGCATTCTACTCCCCGGCTTCCTCCGCCATCCAGATGGCGGAATCGATCCTCAAGGATCAGAAGCGCGTGCTCCCGACCTGCGCTTACCTGAACGGCGAGTTCGGCGTCAAAGGCTTCTACGTCGGCGTTCCCTGCGTACTGGGCGAGAACGGCGTCGAGCAGATCCTCGAGTTCGAACTGGACGCAGAAGAGCAGGCGATGATGGACAAGTCTGTAGCAGCCGTCAAAGAACTCGTCGGCTCCATGAAGTAG
- a CDS encoding 4Fe-4S binding protein has translation MEKKLPTIEIIEKYCKGCHICVEFCPTKVLEMKGFVASVKNLEACIKCMQCELRCPDFAIKVTA, from the coding sequence ATGGAGAAAAAACTGCCGACAATCGAGATAATCGAGAAGTACTGCAAGGGGTGCCACATCTGTGTGGAGTTTTGCCCTACCAAGGTCTTGGAAATGAAGGGTTTCGTGGCAAGCGTCAAGAACCTTGAGGCTTGCATCAAGTGCATGCAGTGCGAGCTTAGATGCCCTGATTTTGCAATCAAAGTAACGGCTTAA
- a CDS encoding 2-oxoacid:acceptor oxidoreductase subunit alpha: MAKKVAFLQGNEAAAQGALYAGCTFFGGYPITPSTEVAEVLSIELPKIGGKFIQMEDEIGAMASVIGASLTGAKVLTATSGPGLSLKQELIGYACIAETPVVIVNVMRGGPSTGMPTGPSQSDVMCAKWGTHGDHPAICLVPASVQELFEETVRAFNLAEKYRTPVMVMPDEIVAHMRERIVFPEPGEMEVINRTAPSVPPAEYKPYDTKFGDVPPLAAFGTDYRFHVTGLNKAEDGFPTTKAALVQAEEERQVRKVEANVDDIVTFEEYELADAEVVVVAYGSTSRSARFAVNEARKAGIKAGLFRIKTFWPFPDKQIAAIAGKAKAIITPEMNLGMCTQEVQRCAAGKAPVTGIFRVDGEPINPGQILEKIKEVK, encoded by the coding sequence GTGGCTAAAAAAGTTGCATTCCTTCAGGGGAACGAAGCTGCCGCACAGGGTGCATTGTACGCCGGGTGCACTTTCTTCGGCGGTTATCCGATTACACCCTCCACCGAAGTTGCAGAGGTTCTCTCCATAGAGCTTCCGAAAATCGGCGGCAAATTCATCCAGATGGAAGACGAGATCGGCGCGATGGCTTCCGTCATCGGCGCGTCGCTGACCGGCGCGAAGGTGCTTACCGCTACCTCGGGTCCCGGCCTCTCCCTGAAGCAGGAGCTGATCGGTTACGCCTGCATCGCCGAGACCCCGGTCGTCATCGTCAACGTCATGAGGGGCGGCCCGTCCACCGGCATGCCGACCGGCCCTTCCCAGTCCGACGTGATGTGCGCCAAGTGGGGCACCCACGGTGACCACCCCGCCATCTGCCTCGTTCCGGCTTCCGTCCAGGAGCTGTTCGAAGAGACGGTTCGCGCCTTCAACCTGGCCGAGAAATACCGCACCCCGGTAATGGTCATGCCCGACGAGATCGTCGCCCACATGCGCGAGCGCATCGTGTTCCCCGAGCCGGGCGAGATGGAAGTCATCAACCGCACCGCTCCGAGCGTCCCTCCGGCTGAGTACAAGCCGTACGACACCAAGTTCGGCGACGTACCTCCCCTTGCCGCTTTCGGCACCGACTATCGCTTCCACGTAACCGGCCTCAACAAGGCCGAGGACGGCTTCCCGACCACCAAGGCAGCACTGGTACAGGCCGAGGAAGAGCGCCAGGTCCGCAAAGTCGAAGCAAATGTCGACGACATCGTGACCTTCGAAGAGTACGAGCTCGCCGACGCCGAGGTCGTGGTCGTAGCCTACGGCTCCACCTCGCGCTCCGCAAGGTTTGCAGTCAACGAGGCGAGGAAGGCTGGCATCAAGGCAGGCCTCTTCAGGATCAAGACCTTCTGGCCCTTCCCGGACAAGCAGATTGCCGCCATCGCCGGGAAAGCTAAAGCGATCATCACCCCCGAAATGAACCTCGGCATGTGCACCCAGGAAGTACAGCGTTGCGCAGCGGGCAAGGCGCCGGTGACCGGCATCTTCCGCGTCGATGGCGAGCCGATCAACCCGGGGCAGATCCTCGAAAAGATCAAGGAGGTCAAGTAA
- a CDS encoding 2-oxoacid:ferredoxin oxidoreductase subunit beta, whose protein sequence is MSFDYDKYIRPGKLPHIWCPGCGHGIVMKGLIRAIDTLGLEKNNTAIVSGIGCASRLPGYLDFCTLHTAHGRAAAFATGVKMAKPEMNVILVGGDGDGTAIGGNHFIHACRRNIDMTYIIMNNNIYGMTGGQFSPCTPTGAKASTTVYGNPDPAFDVAKLAIGAGATFVARGTAYHATQIDKLIVEAVQHKGFSVVEILDDCPTTYGRRNKYKSVIEMMNRLKDVAVPVKAAEKMTAEQLEGKILTGVLYKEERPNYTDEYAKVIERAKK, encoded by the coding sequence ATGTCTTTTGATTACGATAAGTACATCCGTCCTGGCAAGCTGCCGCACATCTGGTGCCCCGGTTGCGGTCACGGCATCGTCATGAAGGGTCTGATCCGCGCCATCGACACCCTGGGCCTCGAGAAGAACAACACCGCTATCGTTTCCGGTATCGGCTGCGCTTCCCGTCTTCCCGGCTACCTCGACTTCTGCACCCTGCACACGGCACACGGCCGTGCAGCAGCTTTCGCCACCGGCGTAAAGATGGCGAAGCCTGAGATGAACGTGATCCTCGTCGGCGGCGACGGCGACGGTACCGCCATCGGCGGCAACCACTTCATCCACGCCTGCCGCAGAAACATCGACATGACCTACATCATCATGAACAACAACATCTACGGCATGACCGGCGGCCAGTTCTCCCCGTGCACCCCGACCGGCGCCAAGGCTTCGACCACCGTGTACGGCAACCCGGACCCGGCATTCGACGTCGCGAAGCTTGCCATCGGCGCCGGCGCGACTTTCGTTGCCCGCGGCACCGCGTACCATGCTACCCAGATCGACAAGCTGATCGTCGAGGCCGTGCAGCACAAAGGGTTCTCGGTAGTCGAGATCCTTGACGACTGCCCGACCACCTACGGTCGTCGCAACAAGTACAAGTCCGTCATCGAGATGATGAACCGCCTGAAGGACGTGGCTGTTCCCGTCAAGGCTGCCGAGAAGATGACTGCCGAGCAGCTCGAAGGCAAGATCCTCACCGGCGTTCTTTACAAAGAAGAAAGGCCCAACTACACGGACGAGTACGCGAAGGTCATCGAGCGCGCCAAGAAATAA
- a CDS encoding 2-oxoacid:acceptor oxidoreductase family protein: MSQRYEIRFSGAGGQGLILAGVIMAEAASIYDGKQAVQSQSYGPEARGGASKSEVIISDTLIDYPKATVVDALLALTQEAADKYSHDLKEGGVLLIDSDLVKKVPAGKFKTVAFPIINTAKNEVGREIVANIVALGAMVALTEVVSKEGAEKAVLARVPEAFVELNKKAFQMGYEKAIAARA, from the coding sequence ATGTCTCAGAGATATGAAATCAGATTTTCCGGGGCTGGCGGGCAGGGTCTCATCCTTGCCGGTGTCATCATGGCCGAAGCCGCTTCCATCTACGACGGCAAGCAGGCAGTTCAGTCCCAGAGCTACGGCCCCGAGGCAAGGGGTGGTGCATCCAAGTCGGAGGTCATCATCTCCGATACCCTTATCGACTACCCGAAAGCAACCGTGGTTGACGCGCTGCTCGCGCTGACCCAGGAAGCCGCCGACAAGTACTCCCACGACCTGAAAGAAGGCGGGGTACTGCTGATCGATTCTGACCTGGTGAAGAAAGTACCGGCGGGGAAATTCAAAACCGTCGCCTTCCCGATCATCAACACCGCGAAGAACGAAGTCGGCCGCGAGATCGTCGCGAACATCGTGGCGCTGGGCGCCATGGTGGCACTGACCGAAGTCGTTTCCAAGGAAGGCGCAGAGAAAGCAGTTCTCGCCCGCGTTCCGGAGGCTTTCGTCGAGCTTAACAAGAAGGCGTTCCAGATGGGTTACGAGAAGGCGATCGCAGCACGCGCCTAA
- a CDS encoding HD-GYP domain-containing protein has product MSLELCHMALRQTLDLIGLTDETLQGLTRRKFTSDELYGEVLGKLLGGNGVRGPSGILIASESADAACCNGRVFHLRHERLVERSDVICIETGSSYASSLVLLEGGGQVVAINWKDICSSVEEFQGFFHPKVVAAMAEPILNFVSCRISGKPAGIIEAFNYPGRATEYDADVLQSAAVVMGSLLAVSNGMRETEQAFNYTIEALARACEAAEEDTGRHIVRVNRYSGALAANMGFNVEFIEDISISAQMHDVGKMKIPSEILLKKGLLNAKEMQLIRQHPAFGAEIIGDSPRLRLAHQIALAHHENWDGTGYPKRLRGERIPIGGRIVKVADVYDALRSKRSYKGARTHEEAVAVFRDGDERINPAAHFDPAVLAAFFRIEHMFDMIYDSSVPKLGLYRNHKNKAKNVGHGDTENS; this is encoded by the coding sequence GTGTCACTCGAACTTTGCCACATGGCGCTAAGACAGACGCTGGACCTGATCGGACTTACAGACGAGACTCTGCAGGGACTGACGCGCCGCAAGTTCACCAGCGACGAACTATACGGCGAGGTCCTCGGGAAGCTTTTAGGCGGCAACGGGGTACGCGGCCCTTCCGGCATCCTCATCGCCAGCGAGAGCGCCGACGCAGCCTGCTGCAACGGCAGGGTGTTCCACCTGCGCCACGAGCGTCTGGTTGAGCGCTCCGACGTCATCTGCATCGAAACCGGTTCGAGCTATGCCAGCAGCCTGGTCCTTCTGGAAGGTGGGGGGCAGGTGGTGGCAATCAACTGGAAGGACATCTGTTCCAGCGTCGAGGAATTCCAGGGCTTCTTCCATCCCAAGGTGGTGGCTGCGATGGCGGAGCCGATCCTCAACTTCGTGAGCTGCCGCATCAGCGGCAAGCCTGCAGGCATCATCGAGGCTTTCAATTACCCGGGGCGCGCCACCGAATACGACGCCGACGTGCTGCAGAGCGCGGCCGTGGTCATGGGATCGCTGCTGGCGGTGTCAAACGGGATGCGCGAGACGGAGCAGGCGTTCAACTACACCATAGAGGCTTTGGCCCGGGCCTGTGAGGCGGCGGAAGAGGACACCGGCAGGCACATAGTCCGCGTCAACCGCTATTCCGGTGCCCTTGCCGCCAACATGGGGTTCAACGTCGAGTTCATCGAGGACATCTCCATCTCGGCGCAGATGCACGACGTAGGGAAGATGAAGATACCGTCGGAAATCCTGCTCAAGAAGGGTCTGCTTAATGCGAAGGAGATGCAGCTGATTAGGCAGCATCCGGCGTTCGGCGCTGAGATCATTGGGGACTCCCCGAGGCTCAGGCTCGCGCACCAGATCGCTTTGGCCCATCACGAGAACTGGGACGGCACGGGATACCCGAAGCGGTTGCGTGGGGAGAGGATCCCCATCGGCGGGCGCATCGTCAAGGTGGCGGACGTCTACGACGCGCTGCGTTCCAAGAGGAGCTACAAGGGAGCCAGGACCCACGAAGAAGCGGTGGCTGTTTTCAGGGATGGGGATGAAAGGATCAATCCCGCGGCCCATTTTGACCCGGCGGTTTTAGCTGCATTCTTCAGGATAGAGCACATGTTCGACATGATCTACGACAGTTCGGTGCCGAAACTCGGGTTATACCGCAACCATAAGAACAAAGCCAAAAATGTCGGCCACGGAGACACGGAGAATAGCTGA
- a CDS encoding HD domain-containing protein — protein MDALILRLKKFFPASLHSRIFLTGGMVRDFLLGVACQDVDLAAAIPAAELASLGFRLVESKSTPNIYFSYRQEFGKIEITRLESVEELEADLHRRDYRVNAMAMSLDGALTDPLGGEPDLKRRTLRACTPTSISDDPLRMFRAFRFECEGWRLDRETESILTGSDWSDAFANIPVERFSQEMLKALAKPDPARFFRRMLEFQVGQNYLPEIFEMAQVIAGPPQHHPEGDLFTHSVQVLERMAALTSDVNGRFCAFFHDLGKLYTPKDQHPKHHGHDGLGAAAADAFCKRLRLPSALLRALKATNKLHDKANKWEELRDSTRIRLALDAVKGGIVEFLPLQVAADCGGKMPEWDEVLRVAGLNAAQLGIEAEMLDSKVTPPEKLQQMIMQRRVEELRKKMSRGFPHPVP, from the coding sequence ATGGACGCTTTGATCCTACGACTGAAGAAGTTCTTCCCCGCGTCCCTTCACTCCCGTATCTTCCTCACCGGAGGCATGGTGCGCGACTTCCTGCTGGGAGTTGCCTGCCAGGATGTAGATCTCGCGGCGGCGATTCCCGCCGCGGAACTCGCCTCTCTCGGCTTCCGCCTGGTCGAATCCAAGAGCACCCCCAACATCTACTTCAGTTACCGCCAGGAGTTCGGAAAGATCGAGATCACCCGCCTGGAGTCCGTTGAGGAACTGGAGGCTGATCTTCATCGCCGCGACTATAGGGTTAACGCCATGGCGATGAGCCTGGACGGCGCGCTCACCGACCCATTGGGCGGCGAGCCCGACCTAAAGCGGCGCACCCTGCGCGCCTGCACTCCCACCAGCATCAGCGATGACCCCTTGAGGATGTTCCGTGCCTTCCGTTTTGAGTGCGAAGGATGGCGTCTGGACCGCGAGACCGAATCCATCCTAACTGGCAGTGACTGGTCCGACGCCTTCGCCAACATCCCGGTAGAGCGCTTCTCCCAGGAGATGCTCAAGGCCTTGGCCAAGCCCGACCCCGCTCGCTTCTTCCGGCGCATGCTGGAATTCCAGGTGGGGCAAAACTACCTCCCTGAAATCTTCGAAATGGCGCAGGTCATCGCGGGACCGCCTCAGCACCACCCGGAGGGGGATCTTTTCACGCACTCCGTGCAGGTGCTGGAGCGTATGGCCGCCCTCACCAGTGACGTCAACGGCCGCTTCTGCGCGTTCTTCCACGACCTGGGAAAACTCTACACTCCAAAGGACCAGCACCCCAAGCACCACGGCCACGATGGGCTCGGAGCGGCTGCCGCCGACGCCTTTTGCAAAAGGCTGCGCCTGCCGTCGGCGCTGCTGCGCGCCCTGAAAGCGACCAATAAGCTGCACGACAAGGCGAACAAATGGGAAGAGCTCAGGGACTCCACCAGGATCAGGCTGGCCCTGGACGCGGTCAAGGGGGGTATTGTTGAGTTTCTTCCGCTGCAGGTTGCGGCAGACTGCGGCGGGAAGATGCCGGAGTGGGATGAAGTGCTCAGGGTGGCGGGGCTCAACGCGGCGCAACTGGGGATCGAAGCGGAGATGCTCGACAGCAAGGTGACGCCGCCGGAGAAGCTGCAGCAGATGATCATGCAGCGAAGGGTGGAGGAGCTGAGAAAAAAAATGAGCAGGGGCTTCCCTCACCCTGTCCCTTGA